A stretch of bacterium DNA encodes these proteins:
- a CDS encoding thrombospondin type 3 repeat-containing protein produces the protein MIRQLALAMGIFGILAALPGLRPDARATVDNTTCTVLSNSDSVDDFNSLRRKIEQGYNRDNYRMCTEKVDFGGSQNYTIKLQGTLLLHNENDLDCPAGPGKPAVCGDGWGFILDGTTASSVLIDATGLAEGTCAIRLQGNRISLRGFKIRVNKRESAICDEGSNNDTSGVEIETANPEPTPLPTPSPTPPPTPDPTPTPTPSPSASPTPSPTATPTPTPSASPTPSPTATPSPSPTATPSATPDPDQDHDGVGNGSDNCPSISNPEQKDSDGDGIGDDCDDDFSVSPGDDDGDGLLNEDDNCPNAANPLQADADADGTGDACDTQMEVNIPERFPGFEKGSTSCSLGVAAAPAGSALWVLLSLLPALVRRARTGFAGPRS, from the coding sequence ATGATTCGCCAACTTGCCTTAGCAATGGGGATTTTCGGTATCCTGGCCGCGCTGCCGGGGCTGAGGCCCGACGCCCGGGCCACGGTCGACAATACGACCTGCACGGTCCTCTCCAATTCGGACAGCGTCGACGACTTCAATTCCCTGCGCCGCAAGATCGAGCAAGGCTACAACCGGGACAATTACCGGATGTGCACCGAGAAGGTCGATTTCGGCGGCTCCCAAAATTATACGATCAAGCTTCAAGGCACCCTCCTGCTGCACAACGAGAACGACCTCGATTGCCCGGCCGGCCCCGGCAAGCCGGCGGTCTGCGGCGACGGCTGGGGCTTCATCCTCGACGGAACCACCGCTTCCTCGGTCCTGATCGACGCCACCGGCCTGGCCGAAGGCACTTGCGCGATCCGCCTCCAAGGCAACCGAATTTCGCTCCGCGGCTTCAAGATCAGGGTCAACAAGCGCGAGAGCGCGATTTGCGACGAGGGCTCGAACAACGACACCAGCGGAGTGGAAATCGAAACCGCGAACCCGGAACCGACCCCACTGCCCACCCCGAGTCCGACCCCTCCTCCGACCCCGGACCCGACTCCGACCCCAACGCCCAGTCCGAGCGCCAGCCCGACGCCCTCGCCGACGGCGACTCCGACCCCGACTCCCAGTGCCAGCCCGACGCCGAGCCCGACGGCCACACCGAGCCCTTCGCCCACCGCGACGCCCAGCGCCACGCCCGACCCCGACCAAGACCACGACGGCGTCGGCAACGGCAGCGACAATTGCCCTTCGATATCCAACCCCGAGCAAAAAGACAGCGACGGCGACGGCATCGGCGATGACTGCGACGACGATTTTTCGGTGAGCCCCGGCGACGACGACGGCGACGGCCTGCTCAACGAGGATGACAACTGCCCCAATGCCGCCAATCCGCTCCAGGCCGACGCCGACGCGGATGGGACCGGCGACGCCTGCGACACTCAGATGGAAGTGAACATCCCCGAGCGTTTCCCTGGCTTTGAAAAGGGCTCGACCTCCTGCTCCTTGGGGGTCGCCGCGGCACCGGCCGGCTCGGCATTGTGGGTTTTACTTTCGCTCTTGCCTGCGTTAGTCAGGCGAGCAAGGACCGGCTTTGCCGGTCCGCGCAGCTAA
- the xseA gene encoding exodeoxyribonuclease VII large subunit has protein sequence MEALSPDREPIYSVTELTRDLKSLLESRYGSIWVSGEISNFHAHSSGHYYFTLKDEGAQIGAVMFRGSNRSLKFKLENGLEVVAHGRLSVYEPRGNYQLVIEHAEPKGLGALQLAFTQLRDRLAKEGLFEADRKRPIAYFPRRVGIVTSPTGAVIRDMVRILRRRNPCVSILLYPVSVQGEAAAPEIVRGIETLNRHGEIDTLIVGRGGGSLEDLWAFNTEAVARAIFASEIPVISAVGHETDYTIADYVADLRAGTPSMAAELAAPVANELRATLAERRVQLWRAWKRGQEARREKLKFWLSHLPHPKRRLEEMAQRLDEARERLHSAMTSGLEDRRRRLSHLSEKLEVLSPLSILSRGYSIVRKLGPKGDEAEIVKTEKQVKAGDRISIQLREGKLKAEVK, from the coding sequence ATGGAAGCGCTGAGTCCCGACCGCGAGCCCATTTATTCCGTCACCGAGCTGACCCGCGATTTAAAGTCCCTCCTTGAAAGCCGCTACGGCTCGATCTGGGTCAGCGGCGAGATCAGCAATTTCCACGCTCATTCCTCCGGCCATTATTACTTCACCCTCAAGGACGAGGGCGCCCAAATCGGAGCGGTGATGTTTCGAGGCTCCAACCGCTCACTCAAGTTCAAGCTCGAAAACGGCCTCGAAGTCGTGGCCCATGGCCGGCTCAGCGTCTACGAGCCTCGCGGCAATTACCAGCTGGTGATCGAACACGCCGAACCCAAGGGCTTGGGCGCCTTGCAGCTCGCCTTCACCCAGCTGCGCGACCGCCTGGCCAAGGAAGGCCTTTTCGAAGCCGACCGCAAGCGGCCCATCGCCTATTTCCCGCGCCGGGTCGGGATCGTGACCAGCCCCACCGGGGCGGTGATCCGCGACATGGTCCGGATCCTGCGGCGGCGCAATCCCTGCGTCAGCATCCTTTTATATCCGGTCAGCGTCCAGGGCGAAGCCGCGGCGCCGGAAATCGTCCGCGGCATCGAGACCCTCAATCGCCACGGTGAAATCGACACTCTCATCGTCGGCCGCGGCGGCGGCTCGCTCGAGGACCTCTGGGCCTTCAACACCGAGGCGGTGGCCCGGGCCATTTTCGCCTCGGAGATCCCGGTGATCAGCGCCGTCGGCCACGAAACCGATTACACCATCGCCGATTACGTCGCCGACCTCCGTGCCGGGACGCCTTCGATGGCGGCCGAGCTGGCGGCGCCGGTGGCCAACGAGCTGCGAGCCACCCTGGCCGAGCGGCGGGTCCAACTCTGGCGGGCCTGGAAACGGGGCCAAGAGGCCCGGCGCGAAAAATTGAAGTTTTGGCTCAGCCATCTGCCCCATCCCAAACGCCGGCTGGAGGAGATGGCCCAACGGCTCGACGAGGCCCGGGAGCGCCTTCATTCGGCGATGACCAGCGGCTTGGAAGACCGGCGACGGCGGCTTTCCCACCTGTCCGAGAAGCTGGAGGTGCTGTCACCGCTGTCCATCCTGAGCCGCGGCTACTCGATCGTCCGGAAGCTCGGGCCCAAGGGCGACGAAGCCGAGATCGTCAAGACTGAAAAGCAGGTGAAGGCCGGTGACAGGATCTCCATCCAACTCCGAGAAGGAAAACTAAAAGCCGAGGTAAAGTAA
- a CDS encoding PLP-dependent aminotransferase family protein, with protein sequence MTTNSSPARSEDARLYEQVAAKIARLIEDGTLRAGDRIPSVRQTSQQHGVSISTVLQAFFLLENRGLVEARPQSGFYVKPRLKALPAIPKPTTPPAGVSRPTMSDYIVDVIASTRDPEVVPLGAATICSELLPVSALSRLIAQLARDTREKILVYDMPPGSPALRRQISLRSLDWEVPAGPEEILTTCGGTEALNLCLQAVTKPGDTVAIESPCYYGILQILDNLGCRTVEIATDPGEGLSLSSLSSALKRHKIKAVVSISNFNNPLGSCMPDEKKRELVRLLARRRIPLIEDDIYGDLCFGEARPKTAKSFDREGWVLLCSAFSKTLAPGFRVGWTMAGRFRSQVEKLKIAGTMATATLPQMALAEYLQNGGYERHLRQLRRAIQVQVERCIEGVAQYFPADTRVTRPAGGCVLWVEFPKKVDALKLHAEALAAKISIAPGPIFSPKQKYRNYIRLNAGHPWSARIEGALRRLGELARSQAERD encoded by the coding sequence ATGACCACCAACTCTTCCCCCGCCCGATCCGAAGACGCCCGGCTCTACGAGCAAGTCGCGGCCAAGATCGCCCGCCTGATCGAGGACGGAACCCTTCGGGCCGGCGACCGGATCCCCTCGGTCCGCCAAACCAGCCAGCAGCATGGGGTCAGCATCTCGACGGTCTTGCAAGCCTTCTTCCTCCTCGAAAACCGGGGCTTGGTCGAGGCCCGGCCCCAATCCGGCTTCTACGTCAAACCCCGGCTCAAGGCATTGCCGGCCATCCCCAAGCCGACGACCCCGCCGGCCGGCGTCTCCCGCCCGACCATGAGCGACTACATCGTCGACGTCATCGCCTCGACCCGCGACCCCGAGGTGGTCCCGCTCGGCGCGGCGACCATTTGCTCGGAACTGCTGCCGGTTTCGGCCCTGAGCCGGCTCATCGCCCAGCTGGCCCGCGACACCCGGGAAAAAATCCTGGTCTACGACATGCCGCCGGGGAGCCCCGCTCTCCGCCGCCAGATTTCGCTTCGATCCTTGGATTGGGAGGTCCCGGCCGGACCCGAGGAAATCCTGACCACCTGCGGCGGCACCGAGGCTCTCAACCTCTGCCTGCAGGCGGTGACCAAGCCCGGCGACACCGTGGCCATCGAATCGCCCTGCTATTACGGCATCCTCCAAATCCTCGACAACCTCGGTTGCCGGACGGTGGAGATCGCCACCGATCCCGGCGAGGGTCTCTCGCTCAGCTCGCTGAGCTCGGCCCTCAAGCGCCACAAGATCAAAGCGGTGGTGAGCATCTCCAATTTCAACAATCCGCTGGGCAGCTGCATGCCCGACGAGAAAAAGCGGGAGCTGGTCCGCCTCCTCGCCCGGCGCCGGATTCCGCTGATCGAGGACGACATCTACGGCGACCTCTGCTTCGGCGAGGCTCGCCCCAAGACCGCCAAGTCCTTCGACCGGGAGGGCTGGGTCCTGCTTTGCTCGGCGTTCTCCAAAACCTTGGCGCCGGGCTTCCGGGTGGGCTGGACCATGGCCGGCCGCTTCCGCAGCCAAGTCGAAAAGCTGAAAATCGCCGGCACCATGGCCACCGCCACCTTGCCTCAGATGGCACTGGCCGAATATCTCCAGAACGGCGGCTACGAGCGCCACCTGCGCCAGCTCCGCCGGGCGATTCAAGTCCAGGTCGAGCGCTGCATCGAGGGAGTGGCCCAATACTTTCCGGCCGATACCCGGGTCACCCGGCCCGCCGGCGGCTGCGTCCTCTGGGTCGAATTCCCGAAAAAGGTCGACGCCCTGAAGCTGCACGCCGAAGCCCTGGCGGCGAAGATCAGCATCGCACCCGGCCCCATCTTCTCGCCCAAGCAAAAATACCGGAACTACATCCGCCTCAATGCCGGCCATCCCTGGTCGGCACGAATCGAGGGCGCGCTCCGCCGATTGGGCGAGCTGGCGCGATCTCAGGCCGAGCGGGACTAA